In Silene latifolia isolate original U9 population chromosome X, ASM4854445v1, whole genome shotgun sequence, the following proteins share a genomic window:
- the LOC141620587 gene encoding protein FAR-RED IMPAIRED RESPONSE 1-like — MTDYDLIGHEWFSDLYDIREQWIPAYFKDVFMSGLMRVISRFESENSFFDSFLLSPVTLIEFWMCFESAMEAQRHKQSKLNSDNKHSQIPLKTKLNLECGLKDGENIDDTKVFILTYSELPNKTWNITYSPDNNDVTCSCSMFQKLSLLCRHCLWLLYNKKFQKIPKEYIVQRWIKAAMSKLVIDKDGKAIDVSQLYSDRKSLTIELWKEVYSCVSVAEYDEEDMKFLIEKLRDVRLEMIDKRSFPATKKDKMKEMEKYVGFKRPEKLVI, encoded by the exons ATGACTGATTATGACCTTATAGGACACGAGTGGTTTTCAGATTTGTACGATATTAGGGAACAGTGGATCCCTGCCTATTTCAAAGATGTTTTCATGTCTGGGTTGATGAGGGTTATTTCGAGGTTTGAAAGTGAAAACAGTTTCTTTGACAGCTTCCTCTTAAGTCCGGTGACACTCATTGAGTTTTGGATGTGCTTTGAGAGTGCAATGGAAGCACAAAGACACAAGCAGTCCAAGTTGAACAGTGACAACAAACACTCTCAAATTCCACTGAAAACAAAGTTGAACCTCGAA TGCGGCTTGAAAGACGGGGAAAATATTGATGACACAAAAGTTTTTATCTTAACATACTCAGAGTTGCCGAACAAGACATGGAACATAACGTATTCGCCGGATAACAACGATGTTACTTGTTCCTGCTCTATGTTTCAGAAACTGAGCTTGTTATGCAGGCACTGCCTTTGGCTTCTATACAACAAAAAATTTCAGAAAATACCAAAAGAGTACATAGTGCAAAGATGGATTAAAGCTGCAATGAGTAAGCTTGTCATTGATAAAGATGGGAAGGCCATAGATGTCTCTCAACTATATTCTGACCGGAAAAGTTTGACGATCGAGTTGTGGAAAGAGGTTTATTCCTGTGTCAGCGTAGCGGAGTATGATGAGGAGGACATGAAATTTTTGATTGAAAAACTGAGAGATGTTAGATTGGAGATGATTGATAAGAGAAGCTTCCCAGCAACGAAGAAAGACAAGATGAAAGAAATGGAAAAGTATGTTGGTTTTAAAAGACCTGAGAAATTAGTAATTTAA
- the LOC141620588 gene encoding protein FAR1-RELATED SEQUENCE 5-like produces MTDIQKQFVTKVKVLKLGGVKAFRGWKELYRAYNNVSATEVDFKNFVMDIKSYTGDYDAQMFVENLIMKKETRSSFYFDFQLDEINSPAAVFLADVISIKNYLLFGEVLSADATYGTNKYNMVFVSFTGVDHHKRCITFGAALLADEGLECYTWLFNTFLEALGATPQLSGQDN; encoded by the coding sequence ATGACAGACATACAAAAACAATTTGTGACGAAAGTAAAGGTGCTAAAACTAGGCGGTGTGAAAGCCTTTAGAGGGTGGAAGGAGCTGTATAGAGCTTACAATAATGTCAGTGCTACTGAGGTTGATTTCAAAAACTTTGTCATGGACATAAAGTCCTACACTGGTGATTATGATGCGCAAATGTTCGTTGAAAATCTTATTATGAAGAAAGAAACACGCAGTTCATTCTACTTTGATTTTCAACTAGATGAAATCAACAGTCCGGCCGCAGTGTTTTTGGCAGATGTGATAAGCATAAAGAACTACTTGCTGTTTGGCGAGGTGTTATCGGCAGATGCTACTTATGGAACGAACAAGTACAACATGGTGTTTGTGTCTTTCACGGGAGTAGATCATCACAAAAGGTGCATAACATTTGGAGCTGCGTTGTTAGCTGATGAGGGTCTCGAGTGTTACACATGGCTATTCAATACATTTTTGGAAGCATTGGGTGCAACACCCcaattatccggccaagataattga